A window of Candidatus Palauibacter soopunensis contains these coding sequences:
- a CDS encoding ribonuclease P protein component, whose amino-acid sequence MTRSVASDEAASGRPPKGFRRPRAARLRTAREIRRTIRAGRCSRGRIVDVFFAPSPSGRSRVGVVTPRHGRGAVARNLVRRRLTEIARIHVLPALEARRLELDLVVRAKPAAYDASYQRLRVTLMDSLETVCAG is encoded by the coding sequence GTGACGCGTTCCGTCGCAAGCGACGAAGCCGCTAGCGGGCGTCCGCCCAAGGGCTTTCGACGGCCTCGCGCGGCCCGTCTGCGCACAGCACGGGAGATTCGCCGAACCATCCGTGCGGGCCGCTGCAGCCGGGGCCGCATCGTGGACGTGTTCTTCGCTCCTTCGCCCTCCGGTCGCTCCAGAGTCGGGGTTGTGACGCCTCGCCACGGGCGCGGCGCGGTCGCGCGCAACCTCGTACGCCGGCGCCTGACCGAGATCGCTCGCATCCATGTATTGCCCGCCCTTGAAGCCCGCCGGCTCGAGCTGGATCTGGTCGTGCGAGCGAAACCGGCCGCCTACGACGCCTCGTACCAGAGGCTTCGGGTGACGTTGATGGATTCGCTGGAGACCGTATGCGCAGGGTGA
- the gcvH gene encoding glycine cleavage system protein GcvH produces the protein MSDIPEDLRYTPEHEYVRKADVDGEVLIGITDYAQGELGDVVYVELPAPGEEFGQMEAFGTVEAVKTVSELFCPAAGAIVAVNEALEADPGLVNSDPYGEGWMIRLELETPEDFNDLLTAEQYAALVADADEI, from the coding sequence ATGTCGGACATTCCGGAAGACCTCAGATACACGCCCGAGCACGAGTACGTGCGGAAAGCGGACGTCGACGGTGAGGTCTTGATCGGGATCACGGACTACGCCCAGGGCGAATTGGGCGATGTGGTCTACGTCGAACTCCCCGCGCCCGGCGAAGAGTTCGGACAGATGGAAGCGTTCGGGACCGTCGAGGCCGTGAAGACCGTCTCCGAACTCTTCTGCCCCGCCGCGGGAGCGATCGTGGCGGTGAACGAAGCGCTGGAGGCCGACCCCGGTCTCGTCAACAGCGATCCCTACGGCGAAGGATGGATGATCCGGCTCGAGCTGGAAACGCCCGAGGACTTCAACGACCTCCTCACCGCCGAACAGTACGCCGCCCTCGTCGCCGACGCGGACGAGATCTGA
- the dnaA gene encoding chromosomal replication initiator protein DnaA has translation MELTAHEAWTKIRASAKLVLPEQTYRTWLGSTEAVSLSDDTLVVSAPTRFAVEWVEDKYGTLLRDISERELGARLRLRFEHKGAEERLDFPEITEPYPGDPGHALASQTPNRGGLPAAAALNERYTFARFVIGGSNELAAAASDRVAAAPATTYNPLFIWGGTGLGKTHLMHAIGNTILDRLPDCQVAYVPSEQFTNEMIDAIRTGQTALFRERYRRIDVLLVDDVHFIANKEGTQEEFFHTFNALYDAKKQIVITSDRPPQDIPGLQERLVSRFEWGLVTDIQPPDLETRSAILRTKADEDGIEIDDDVIEYVARSRRTSVRQLEGALIKLLAFSSLTRREISLDMARDALGPEGNDADEQVIEVSAEEVRARIAASWGVSVEALTSKRRNRTVTVPRQVAMYLIKTHLDLPYSDIGHLFGGRNHSTVIHSVNKVEADMASDANLRGRVGQLQQELFRT, from the coding sequence ATGGAGCTGACTGCACACGAGGCCTGGACCAAGATTCGCGCATCGGCGAAGCTCGTGCTCCCGGAGCAGACCTATCGCACCTGGCTCGGATCGACCGAGGCCGTCTCCCTCTCCGACGATACGCTCGTCGTTTCCGCCCCCACCAGGTTTGCGGTCGAATGGGTCGAAGATAAGTACGGCACTCTCCTGCGGGACATCTCCGAGCGCGAACTGGGCGCGAGACTTCGACTCCGCTTCGAGCACAAGGGAGCCGAGGAGCGTCTCGACTTCCCCGAAATCACGGAACCCTACCCCGGCGACCCCGGTCATGCGCTGGCATCGCAGACGCCGAATCGCGGTGGCCTCCCGGCGGCGGCGGCGCTGAACGAACGCTACACGTTTGCACGCTTCGTCATTGGCGGCAGCAACGAACTCGCCGCCGCGGCGTCGGATCGCGTGGCCGCAGCGCCGGCGACGACGTACAACCCGCTCTTCATCTGGGGCGGCACCGGTCTCGGCAAGACACACCTGATGCACGCGATCGGCAACACGATTCTCGACCGGCTCCCGGATTGCCAGGTCGCCTACGTCCCCTCGGAGCAGTTCACGAACGAGATGATCGATGCGATCAGGACCGGGCAGACCGCCCTTTTCCGCGAGCGCTATCGCCGTATCGACGTCCTGCTCGTCGATGACGTCCACTTCATCGCGAACAAGGAAGGGACGCAGGAGGAGTTCTTCCACACGTTCAACGCGCTCTACGACGCCAAGAAGCAGATCGTCATCACGAGCGACCGGCCCCCGCAGGACATCCCCGGGCTCCAGGAGCGCCTCGTTTCTCGTTTCGAGTGGGGTCTCGTCACCGACATCCAGCCGCCCGACCTGGAAACGCGCTCCGCGATCCTGCGCACGAAAGCCGACGAGGATGGGATCGAAATCGACGACGACGTCATCGAGTACGTCGCGCGGAGCCGACGAACTTCCGTCCGGCAACTCGAGGGGGCCCTGATCAAGCTCCTCGCCTTCAGCTCCCTCACGCGACGCGAGATTTCACTCGACATGGCGCGCGATGCGCTGGGGCCCGAGGGCAACGACGCCGATGAGCAGGTGATCGAAGTGTCCGCGGAGGAAGTCCGGGCCCGCATCGCCGCTTCCTGGGGGGTCTCGGTCGAGGCACTCACGTCGAAACGGCGGAACCGGACCGTCACCGTTCCCCGGCAGGTCGCGATGTACCTCATCAAGACCCATCTCGACCTGCCCTATTCCGACATCGGCCACCTCTTCGGCGGCAGGAATCACTCCACCGTCATTCACTCCGTCAACAAGGTCGAGGCGGACATGGCGTCCGATGCCAATCTTCGAGGCCGCGTCGGCCAGTTGCAGCAAGAGCTCTTCCGAACCTGA
- the dnaN gene encoding DNA polymerase III subunit beta, translating to MRFSITREALQKGLAASAAAVPTRAALPVLSNILIHAEDDAVRLSGTDMSIFVSLSVPAEVSEAGVVALPARQLLEISRVLDDAPVKFATADGSDDGAAAGVDIECGRSKFRLYGQAPDEFPDFPEVDFASGWEMSAGELQTLIERTSFAVSTEDSRPILNGILWQLREAATVMVATNGHRLAKMSRELDAGGSPAEVDLIIPPKALSQVQKLYPADTVLQIARSENHLAFRSADREVFTSLIEGPYPNYEQVIPKDNDKAATVNRAALETAVRRVAVMADDSTRRVRLSFRSGDLGFKVQTPDLGEAEDALSLDYEGEDIQIGFNATYLLEVLRHMPEEDVRMTFKAPERAATFSPASGEPDYLCLVMPLRILD from the coding sequence ATGAGATTCTCGATCACCCGAGAGGCACTCCAGAAGGGTCTCGCGGCCAGCGCCGCGGCCGTCCCAACCCGAGCCGCTCTCCCGGTTCTCTCGAACATCCTGATCCACGCGGAGGACGATGCCGTTCGGCTGAGCGGCACGGACATGTCCATCTTCGTCTCGTTGTCCGTGCCGGCGGAGGTTTCCGAGGCCGGTGTCGTCGCGCTGCCCGCGAGACAGCTCCTGGAGATCTCTCGCGTGCTCGATGATGCGCCGGTGAAATTCGCTACGGCCGACGGCAGCGACGACGGAGCCGCCGCCGGAGTGGACATCGAGTGCGGCCGGAGCAAGTTCCGCCTCTACGGGCAGGCCCCCGACGAGTTCCCGGACTTCCCGGAGGTCGACTTCGCCAGCGGTTGGGAGATGTCCGCCGGCGAGCTGCAGACGCTGATCGAGCGGACGAGTTTCGCCGTTTCCACGGAGGACAGCCGACCGATTCTGAACGGGATCCTGTGGCAGTTGCGTGAAGCGGCCACGGTCATGGTCGCAACGAACGGCCATCGCCTCGCGAAGATGTCACGCGAACTCGATGCCGGCGGCTCCCCCGCCGAGGTGGACCTCATCATTCCTCCGAAAGCGCTGAGCCAGGTGCAGAAGCTGTACCCGGCCGACACGGTGCTGCAGATCGCCCGTTCGGAGAACCACCTGGCGTTCCGGTCCGCCGACCGTGAGGTCTTCACGTCGCTGATAGAAGGACCGTATCCGAACTACGAGCAGGTCATTCCGAAGGACAACGACAAGGCGGCGACCGTAAACCGCGCGGCTCTCGAGACGGCGGTGCGGCGCGTTGCGGTGATGGCGGATGACTCGACGAGGCGGGTGCGCCTCTCCTTCAGATCCGGCGACCTCGGATTCAAGGTTCAGACGCCGGATCTCGGGGAGGCGGAGGACGCGCTGTCGCTGGATTACGAGGGCGAGGACATCCAGATCGGATTCAATGCGACCTACCTCCTCGAGGTGCTGCGCCACATGCCGGAGGAGGACGTTCGAATGACGTTCAAGGCGCCGGAACGGGCGGCGACCTTCTCTCCGGCGAGTGGCGAACCCGACTACCTCTGCCTCGTCATGCCGCTGCGCATCCTCGACTGA
- the yidD gene encoding membrane protein insertion efficiency factor YidD, which translates to MRRVIIGAIRGYQLVVSPWLPPACRYEPSCSEYALTAVRRFGASRGTWLCVRRLLRCHPLGSCGYDPVPARER; encoded by the coding sequence ATGCGCAGGGTGATCATCGGAGCGATTCGCGGCTACCAGCTGGTGGTCTCTCCCTGGCTTCCGCCCGCCTGCAGGTACGAGCCGAGCTGCTCGGAATACGCCCTGACCGCGGTGCGGCGGTTCGGCGCCAGCCGGGGGACCTGGCTGTGCGTTCGGCGCCTCCTTCGCTGTCACCCCCTGGGGTCGTGCGGCTACGATCCGGTTCCCGCCCGGGAGCGCTGA
- a CDS encoding NUDIX domain-containing protein, with translation MTDAANPRPAATVVVATQAPAGLEFLLLQRPGDARFGAGAWAFPGGAIDEDDARATWVDRLPGAGEAAACVAALRELFEETGIMPAPLRGCGPDALVEARRALLSERIRFSQVAERLELDFSSTRIAYFARWITPRGAALRFDTRFFLLSLEERPRRVSLTPEHEAAVWTTPASALRRFSAGRLPMMFPTARTIERLAGFGSVEDAMTALSGVHVEPALVRLGIGEKGVTPLAPGDPGYDESL, from the coding sequence TTGACGGACGCTGCGAACCCACGGCCGGCCGCCACGGTCGTCGTCGCCACCCAGGCGCCTGCAGGGCTGGAGTTCCTCCTGCTTCAGCGCCCCGGCGACGCCAGGTTCGGAGCGGGGGCATGGGCTTTCCCCGGTGGGGCGATCGACGAAGACGACGCCCGCGCGACATGGGTGGACCGGCTTCCGGGTGCGGGAGAAGCCGCGGCGTGCGTGGCGGCGCTGCGTGAATTGTTCGAGGAGACGGGGATCATGCCGGCGCCGCTGCGCGGCTGCGGACCGGACGCGTTGGTCGAGGCTCGCCGCGCGTTGCTCTCGGAACGGATCCGCTTCTCGCAGGTGGCGGAGCGTCTCGAACTCGACTTCTCCTCCACACGCATCGCGTACTTCGCGCGCTGGATCACACCGCGCGGTGCGGCGCTGCGGTTCGACACCCGTTTTTTCCTCCTCTCGCTGGAGGAGCGGCCGCGTCGCGTGAGTCTGACGCCGGAACACGAGGCGGCCGTTTGGACCACGCCGGCCTCGGCCCTCCGGCGCTTCTCCGCCGGCCGGCTGCCCATGATGTTCCCGACCGCCAGGACGATCGAGCGCCTCGCCGGCTTCGGGTCGGTCGAGGACGCCATGACGGCACTCAGCGGCGTACACGTGGAACCCGCGCTGGTCAGACTCGGCATCGGTGAGAAGGGGGTGACACCGCTCGCCCCCGGAGACCCCGGATACGACGAAAGCCTGTGA
- the dapF gene encoding diaminopimelate epimerase, whose translation MSLFSKYTGAGNDFVIVRGEELGLRDAGTLAAALCPRATGVGVDGLITVRSLSEEVVRLRFFNCDGSEFSTCGNGSRCAARYAVDRGLVPPDHILVTDDGEILARVREDGVALEYALDARVERELRARVGTGKRGERDAWLVRMGTAHLVVPVPSVDVEDFDDLCRPLRWREDVGPGGANVHLVARDGATALIRTFERGVEGETLACGSGCMAAAFALRAAGEAGDRVEFLVRSGAPLTVEFLEAGRIRLTGPAVFIFDGVFPEATR comes from the coding sequence ATGTCGTTATTCAGCAAGTACACCGGAGCCGGCAACGACTTCGTGATCGTGCGCGGTGAAGAACTGGGGCTCCGGGATGCGGGGACCCTGGCCGCCGCGCTGTGCCCCCGCGCGACGGGCGTCGGCGTGGACGGGCTGATCACGGTGCGAAGCCTGAGCGAAGAAGTCGTCCGCCTCCGCTTCTTCAACTGCGATGGCTCCGAGTTTTCCACCTGCGGGAACGGTTCGCGTTGCGCGGCGCGCTACGCAGTGGACAGGGGGCTCGTGCCCCCCGATCACATCCTCGTGACGGACGACGGTGAGATCCTGGCGCGGGTGCGGGAGGACGGCGTGGCCCTGGAATATGCGCTCGACGCCCGCGTGGAACGCGAGTTGCGCGCGCGCGTCGGGACCGGGAAGCGGGGGGAACGGGACGCCTGGCTGGTGCGGATGGGGACGGCGCACCTTGTCGTCCCCGTCCCGTCGGTGGACGTCGAGGACTTCGACGATCTCTGCCGGCCCCTGCGGTGGCGGGAGGATGTCGGTCCGGGAGGGGCGAATGTGCACCTTGTCGCCCGCGACGGAGCGACGGCGTTGATCCGTACCTTCGAACGGGGCGTGGAAGGGGAGACGCTCGCGTGCGGCAGCGGCTGCATGGCGGCGGCTTTCGCGCTCCGGGCCGCGGGCGAGGCGGGGGACCGCGTCGAGTTCCTCGTCCGGTCCGGGGCCCCGTTGACGGTGGAGTTCCTCGAGGCGGGACGGATCCGCCTCACCGGACCGGCGGTGTTCATCTTCGATGGCGTCTTCCCCGAAGCCACGCGCTGA
- a CDS encoding MBL fold metallo-hydrolase, whose product MSRACPAHVVRHGSGITAVRADNPGPLTLTGTQTYVIGTGPLIVLDPGPQDEPHLRRVDDVIAGRPVAAVCLTHAHADHSAAAAAAAARWGELRASAATLGLVRMAGRALADGEAMEPGGGLRLRAIATPGHSADHLCYVLEPARALFTGDLVLGEGSTMIAHPDGSVDAYLASLARLAALRPERLLPGHGPPIEDALARLEECRAHRLQRVAAVRRALEAGARTPAQIRAAVYGDLPASHHAAADLTVRAYLAFLGETSSSIRRRR is encoded by the coding sequence ATGTCGAGGGCATGCCCGGCCCACGTCGTCCGGCACGGATCGGGCATCACGGCGGTTCGCGCCGACAACCCGGGCCCCCTCACTCTGACCGGGACGCAGACGTACGTGATCGGGACCGGGCCGCTGATCGTGCTGGACCCCGGACCGCAGGATGAACCACACCTCCGCCGTGTCGACGATGTGATCGCCGGAAGACCCGTGGCGGCGGTCTGTCTGACGCACGCGCACGCCGATCACTCGGCGGCCGCGGCGGCGGCGGCCGCGCGCTGGGGAGAACTCCGCGCCTCCGCCGCCACGCTCGGCCTCGTGCGGATGGCGGGCCGCGCGCTGGCGGATGGCGAGGCGATGGAGCCGGGAGGAGGCCTCCGTCTGCGGGCGATCGCGACGCCCGGTCATTCCGCGGACCACCTCTGTTACGTGCTCGAACCCGCGCGCGCCCTCTTCACGGGAGATCTCGTGCTCGGAGAAGGAAGCACCATGATCGCCCATCCGGACGGGTCCGTGGACGCCTATCTTGCGAGTCTCGCGCGCCTCGCGGCCCTCCGCCCCGAGCGTCTGCTCCCCGGACACGGTCCGCCCATCGAGGACGCGCTCGCGCGCCTCGAAGAATGCCGCGCCCACCGGCTACAGCGCGTGGCGGCCGTCCGGCGGGCGCTGGAAGCCGGCGCCCGAACCCCGGCACAGATCCGGGCCGCCGTCTACGGGGATCTTCCCGCCTCCCACCATGCGGCGGCCGACCTTACGGTCCGCGCCTACCTCGCCTTTCTCGGGGAGACATCCTCGTCGATCAGGCGCCGGAGATAG
- a CDS encoding YIP1 family protein has protein sequence MTTCARCGHESAAFDRCPFCGEAAAPSERGRADDGESAGDVNLPAWEDPAVPFPLNLAETWRRSVFEPGAFFAGGPFERAAVRPVLYYLLVSVLAAALSLTWGALLPTAQPGLVEMLAEIMNVGLPDATGSAGRLADFFLTPFWAVLYLIIASLLLHGFVLLLIPGRRSLTATVRTICYASGPGVFAIIPFIGGWVAGIWGVVLTVIGLREAHRTTTGRAFAAWLLTAALPVAFLTLGILLVIVRVASGV, from the coding sequence ATGACGACATGCGCGAGGTGCGGGCACGAGAGTGCCGCGTTCGACCGCTGTCCGTTCTGTGGAGAGGCGGCGGCTCCGTCCGAACGGGGACGCGCGGACGACGGGGAGAGCGCAGGGGATGTCAACCTGCCCGCGTGGGAAGATCCGGCGGTCCCCTTCCCGCTGAACCTGGCCGAGACGTGGCGCCGGAGCGTGTTCGAGCCCGGCGCTTTTTTTGCCGGGGGGCCCTTCGAGCGCGCCGCCGTGCGCCCGGTCCTCTACTATCTCCTGGTCAGTGTCCTCGCGGCGGCGCTCTCGCTGACCTGGGGCGCGCTGCTGCCGACGGCGCAACCGGGCCTCGTGGAGATGCTCGCGGAAATCATGAACGTCGGGCTGCCGGACGCCACGGGCTCTGCCGGCCGGCTCGCGGACTTCTTCCTCACCCCGTTCTGGGCGGTGCTGTACCTCATCATTGCGAGTCTGCTCCTCCACGGGTTCGTGTTGCTGCTGATCCCGGGGCGTCGAAGCCTCACCGCCACCGTTCGCACGATCTGCTACGCGTCCGGACCGGGCGTCTTCGCCATCATCCCGTTCATCGGCGGATGGGTGGCCGGGATCTGGGGAGTCGTGCTCACGGTGATCGGTCTGCGAGAGGCGCACCGGACCACGACCGGAAGAGCCTTCGCGGCATGGCTGCTGACGGCCGCCCTCCCGGTCGCCTTCCTGACGCTGGGGATCCTGCTGGTCATCGTCCGTGTGGCGAGCGGAGTTTGA
- a CDS encoding A/G-specific adenine glycosylase has translation MASSPKPRADPDASAGAAPLLEWFDARQRDDIAWRGERDPYAILVAEVMAQQTRVETAVPYHRRFMDRFPDVQTLAEAEEDEVLSLWEGLGYYARARNLRRAARRVVSEFDGRIPHAVSELRKLPGVGPYTAGAVASVAFGLSEPAVDGNARRVLSRLGDLETASPSALDRAARTLLGEAPERPGDVNQALMDLGSGVCTPRRPRCGACPLSNRCLALRRGTIGLRPPRKRRARSPERVEAAAVVRRGGRVLVLRRPSDGLLGGLWDFPSVALSSPTLPAPALARVLREGLRLDCRVGEEIRVLRHTFSHFRLRLVVHWARWRSGEVTERQHRWVGRGEFGDLAFPVYLRRLIDEDVSPRKAR, from the coding sequence ATGGCGTCTTCCCCGAAGCCACGCGCTGACCCGGACGCATCCGCGGGGGCGGCGCCGCTGCTGGAATGGTTCGACGCGCGGCAGCGGGACGACATCGCCTGGCGCGGAGAGCGGGACCCCTACGCGATTCTCGTGGCCGAGGTCATGGCGCAGCAGACGCGCGTGGAGACCGCCGTGCCCTACCATCGGCGGTTCATGGATCGCTTCCCCGACGTTCAGACCCTCGCCGAAGCGGAGGAGGACGAGGTCCTCAGCCTCTGGGAGGGATTGGGATACTACGCGCGGGCCCGCAACCTGCGCCGGGCCGCGCGGCGCGTGGTGTCGGAGTTCGACGGGCGGATCCCGCATGCGGTGTCGGAGCTGCGGAAGCTCCCGGGGGTGGGCCCGTACACGGCGGGCGCCGTGGCCAGCGTGGCGTTCGGGTTGTCGGAACCCGCCGTCGATGGGAACGCACGCCGCGTGCTGTCGCGCCTGGGCGATCTCGAGACGGCCTCTCCCTCCGCGCTCGACCGCGCCGCGCGAACCCTCCTGGGCGAGGCCCCGGAGCGGCCGGGCGACGTGAACCAGGCGCTGATGGATCTCGGGAGTGGGGTCTGTACACCGCGCCGCCCGCGGTGCGGAGCGTGTCCGCTATCGAATCGATGCCTGGCGCTGCGACGGGGCACGATCGGGCTGCGGCCCCCGAGAAAGAGGCGCGCTCGATCCCCCGAGCGGGTCGAGGCGGCGGCCGTGGTCCGTCGCGGCGGACGGGTGCTCGTGCTGCGGCGGCCGTCAGACGGGCTCCTGGGCGGCCTGTGGGATTTTCCCTCCGTGGCGCTATCCTCGCCAACCCTGCCCGCGCCGGCGCTCGCGAGAGTCCTCCGGGAAGGGCTCCGCCTCGACTGCCGCGTGGGTGAGGAGATTCGCGTGCTGCGGCATACGTTCAGCCACTTCCGTCTGCGGCTCGTCGTGCACTGGGCCCGGTGGCGATCCGGTGAGGTCACGGAGCGGCAGCACCGCTGGGTCGGCCGCGGAGAATTCGGCGATCTCGCCTTTCCCGTCTATCTCCGGCGCCTGATCGACGAGGATGTCTCCCCGAGAAAGGCGAGGTAG
- a CDS encoding DUF1707 domain-containing protein gives MTDSEMGALSPEERQATVDRLCAHFARDAMNTTELERRLDIAYAARTRAELVALERDLPALRSETRPTVPAPAPTASVPVDPARPVQENDLIVSIWGATERKGSWVPPRQLTAVTVMGGTDLDFRQATFATEAISIRLLALMGGVDIVVPPGVRVEWGGIALMGGVTMPEPGTPPAPDAPVIRISGLVCMGGVDVVERHPGESARDARKRIRNDRKARRKLASGD, from the coding sequence ATGACGGACAGCGAAATGGGAGCGTTGTCGCCGGAGGAGCGGCAGGCGACGGTAGACCGTCTCTGTGCGCATTTCGCGCGCGACGCCATGAACACGACGGAACTGGAACGCCGCCTGGACATCGCGTACGCCGCGCGCACCCGGGCGGAACTCGTTGCGCTCGAGCGAGACCTGCCCGCTCTCCGGAGCGAAACCCGCCCCACCGTCCCCGCGCCCGCGCCTACCGCCTCCGTGCCGGTGGACCCGGCCCGACCTGTCCAGGAGAACGACCTCATCGTCTCGATCTGGGGGGCGACCGAACGCAAGGGCAGCTGGGTCCCGCCCCGCCAGCTCACCGCCGTCACCGTGATGGGTGGCACGGATCTCGATTTTCGGCAGGCGACGTTCGCGACGGAGGCGATTTCGATCCGGCTCCTCGCGCTCATGGGAGGCGTGGACATCGTCGTTCCTCCAGGTGTCCGCGTCGAGTGGGGCGGGATCGCGCTGATGGGGGGCGTGACCATGCCGGAACCCGGTACGCCACCAGCACCGGACGCTCCCGTCATCCGCATCAGCGGTCTCGTTTGCATGGGAGGTGTCGACGTCGTCGAGCGACACCCCGGCGAGAGCGCGAGGGACGCGCGGAAGCGAATCAGAAACGACCGCAAGGCCCGGCGCAAACTCGCTTCGGGCGACTAG
- the rpmH gene encoding 50S ribosomal protein L34 yields the protein MGKPTYSKPTNRKRVRDHGFRARMKTKAGRRTLSRRRRKGRRRLTVSDAFRRKRRSR from the coding sequence ATGGGGAAGCCCACATACAGCAAGCCGACCAACAGGAAGCGCGTGCGGGATCATGGATTCCGGGCGCGCATGAAGACGAAGGCGGGCCGCCGCACGCTGTCGCGCCGCAGAAGGAAGGGTCGACGTCGGCTCACCGTCAGTGACGCGTTCCGTCGCAAGCGACGAAGCCGCTAG